The following are encoded together in the Ovis aries strain OAR_USU_Benz2616 breed Rambouillet chromosome 15, ARS-UI_Ramb_v3.0, whole genome shotgun sequence genome:
- the HARBI1 gene encoding putative nuclease HARBI1, producing the protein MAIPITVLDCDLLLYGRGHRTLDRFKLDDVTDEYLMSMYGFPRQFIYYLVELLGASLSRPTQRSRAISPETQILAALGFYTSGSFQTRMGDAIGISQASMSRCVANVTEALVERASQFIHFPGDEASVQALKDEFYGLAGIPGVIGVVDCMHVAIKAPNAEDLSYVNRKGLHSLNCLMVCDIRGALMTVETSWPGSLQDCVVLQQSSLSSQFEAGMHKESWLLGDSSFFLRTWLMTPLHIPETPAEYRYNMAHSATHSVIEKTFRTLCSRFRCLDGSKGALQYSPEKSSHIILACCVLHNISLEHGMDVWSSPVTGPVEQPPEEEYEHMESLDLEADRIRQELMLTHFS; encoded by the exons ATGGCTATACCAATAACAGTACTTGACTGTGATCTCTTGCTATATGGCCGAGGTCACCGGACATTGGACCGCTTTAAGCTGGATGATGTGACGGATGAATACTTGATGTCCATGTATGGGTTTCCACGACAGTTCATTTATTACTTGGTGGAGCTCTTGGGGGCGAGCCTGTCTAGACCTACTCAGAGATCCAGGGCTATTAGCCCAGAGACACAGATCCTTGCAGCCCTGGGCTTCTATACCTCAGGTTCCTTCCAGACTCGGATGGGAGACGCTATTGGAATCAGTCAGGCATCTATGAGTCGATGTGTTGCCAACGTCACCGAAGCGCTTGTGGAAAGAGCTTCGCAGTTCATCCACTTTCCAGGTGATGAAGCCTCTGTGCAGGCTCTGAAGGATGAATTCTATGGGTTGGCAGGGATACCAGGGGTCATAGGGGTGGTTGACTGTATGCATGTAGCAATCAAAGCACCAAATGCTGAAGACCTTTCCTATGTGAACCGTAAAGGTCTTCATTCTTTAAATTGCCTGATGGTGTGTGACATCAGAGGGGCACTGATGACTGTGGAGACAAGCTGGCCAGGAAGCCTCCAAGACTGTGTTGTGCTACAGCAGTCTTCTCTCAGCAGTCAGTTTGAAGCTGGGATGCACAAAGAGAGCTGGCTTCTTG GTGACAGTTCCTTCTTTCTCCGCACCTGGCTCATGACCCCACTTCACATTCCTGAAACTCCAGCTGAATATCGCTATAACATGGCCCATTCCGCAACTCACAGTGTGATTGAGAAGACCTTCCGAACGCTCTGCTCCCGATTCCGCTGCCTGGATGGATCCAAGGGGGCACTGCAGTACTCCCCAGAGAAGTCCAGCCACATCATCCTGGCCTGCTGCGTCCTCCACAACATCTCCCTGGAGCACGGGATGGATGTGTGGTCCTCTCCAGTGACCGGCCCGGTGGAACAGCCCCCCGAGGAGGAGTATGAGCACATGGAGTCATTGGACCTGGAGGCTGATCGCATCCGTCAAGAGCTGATGCTCACTCACTTCAGCTAA